A stretch of the Filimonas lacunae genome encodes the following:
- a CDS encoding TonB-dependent receptor domain-containing protein → MAVGSLEVPYYSKFLRSYREYNYDLLINFNRNLSNQLNLKASLGSNIRRNNVNSTFASTNGGLSVPNIYALSNTKSPAVAPTEIVSEVGVDGYFGTATLGYLDYLFLDVTGRQDKSSTLPANNNSYFYYSGSLGFVFSKLIANAPWLNYGKLRANYAQVGNSADPQSLIDYYAINPSFGSAGLSTPGNNNSYAALTPELVVKNNPGLKPEKTKSYEVGVEMSFLKSRLGFDVTYYNSKTTNQIVPAPVSRATGYDGKYINVGEVDNKGWEVMVNGTPVRTRDFSWNVTVNWTKNRSKVVSLGSGIKNFQLGSFQAGVTINAALNEPYGTIRGEGFVYKNGQKVVGDDGFYAFSGNTNDIIGNVTPNWTGGITNSFKYKNVAVSFLIDVRKGGDVFSLDMYYGLATGLYPETAGVNDLGNPVRDPVVNGKGGGVIFPGVLADGTPNTQRVDISERFGAFGYRRNPAATFVYDASYVKLRDLTITYSLPEKVIAKLKPFKGIDLSLFGRNLWVIHKNLPYADPEEGVSSGNIQGYQVGANPMVRIMGANLKLRF, encoded by the coding sequence GTGGCAGTGGGTAGCCTGGAAGTGCCTTACTATTCCAAGTTCCTGCGTTCGTACAGAGAATACAACTACGATCTGCTCATTAACTTTAACCGCAACCTGAGTAACCAGCTTAACCTCAAAGCATCGCTGGGGTCTAACATCAGGCGCAACAATGTCAACTCTACTTTTGCTTCTACCAACGGTGGGTTATCGGTACCCAATATTTATGCGCTAAGCAATACCAAAAGCCCGGCTGTTGCCCCCACTGAAATAGTCAGTGAAGTAGGAGTGGATGGTTATTTTGGAACGGCTACCCTGGGCTACCTGGATTATCTTTTCTTAGATGTAACCGGCAGGCAGGATAAGTCGTCTACCTTACCTGCCAATAATAATTCTTACTTCTATTACTCCGGATCGCTGGGCTTTGTTTTTTCCAAATTAATCGCCAATGCTCCCTGGTTAAACTATGGCAAGCTAAGGGCTAACTATGCACAGGTAGGTAACAGCGCCGATCCGCAGTCGCTGATCGATTATTATGCTATCAATCCCAGTTTTGGTAGTGCAGGCTTATCAACACCGGGTAACAACAACTCTTATGCAGCGCTTACTCCCGAGCTGGTTGTCAAAAACAATCCTGGCCTGAAACCGGAGAAAACAAAGTCGTATGAAGTGGGTGTGGAAATGTCTTTCCTCAAAAGCCGGCTGGGGTTTGATGTTACCTACTACAATTCCAAAACCACCAACCAGATAGTGCCGGCTCCCGTATCCAGGGCCACTGGCTATGATGGCAAGTACATTAACGTTGGTGAGGTAGATAACAAAGGATGGGAGGTGATGGTGAATGGTACACCTGTACGTACCCGCGATTTTTCGTGGAATGTTACGGTCAACTGGACTAAGAACAGAAGCAAGGTGGTATCGCTGGGATCGGGTATCAAAAACTTTCAGCTGGGCTCGTTTCAGGCAGGGGTAACTATCAATGCTGCATTAAATGAACCTTATGGTACTATAAGAGGGGAAGGGTTTGTGTATAAGAATGGACAAAAGGTTGTAGGTGATGACGGCTTTTATGCCTTCTCTGGTAATACCAATGATATTATAGGCAATGTAACGCCCAACTGGACAGGAGGCATCACTAACTCTTTTAAATACAAAAATGTTGCTGTAAGCTTTTTAATAGATGTGCGTAAAGGCGGTGATGTGTTTTCGTTGGATATGTATTACGGACTGGCTACGGGCTTATATCCTGAAACCGCTGGTGTGAATGATCTGGGAAATCCTGTACGTGATCCTGTGGTCAATGGCAAAGGCGGCGGCGTAATATTTCCGGGGGTATTGGCTGATGGGACACCTAATACGCAAAGGGTAGATATCAGTGAACGTTTTGGTGCATTTGGTTACCGGCGCAACCCGGCTGCTACGTTTGTGTATGATGCCAGCTATGTAAAACTGCGCGACCTTACTATTACTTACTCATTACCTGAAAAAGTGATTGCCAAATTGAAGCCCTTCAAAGGTATTGACCTTTCCTTGTTTGGCCGCAACCTGTGGGTGATTCATAAAAACCTGCCTTATGCCGATCCCGAAGAAGGAGTAAGTTCCGGTAACATACAAGGTTACCAGGTAGGCGCCAACCCAATGGTGCGCATTATGGGAGCAAACTTAAAATTAAGGTTCTAA
- a CDS encoding LysR substrate-binding domain-containing protein has translation MEVRQLTYFVKAAETLHFTDAAAAIYVTQSTLSQQIKQLEEELGMLLFDRIGKHVVLTEAGQVFLEHARRILSEIDKARQAIIDLNTSVSGELKIGTTYAFSSLLLPVLSPFTQKYPHIKILVDYDAPGALEKKLRMSELDFILSFHNHPGDEDLNSQPLFASRIVMVVAKTHSLAALKKVTLKEIGKLNLVLPGKGFISRDFLDELFAKNDIIPKVRIELNDVHSLLSLVRDENWVTVLNEKALMGWEELVPIPITGKELSKQSFILWQKGAYRKKAALLFVEEVFKKL, from the coding sequence ATGGAGGTAAGACAATTGACCTATTTTGTAAAGGCAGCTGAAACCCTGCATTTTACCGATGCGGCAGCAGCTATTTATGTTACGCAGTCTACCTTATCGCAACAGATAAAACAACTGGAAGAAGAGTTGGGAATGCTGTTGTTTGACAGGATAGGAAAGCATGTGGTGCTAACCGAAGCAGGGCAGGTGTTTCTGGAGCATGCCAGGCGTATTTTATCTGAAATAGACAAAGCCCGGCAGGCCATTATCGATTTAAATACCAGTGTATCCGGTGAACTTAAAATAGGTACTACCTATGCTTTTTCATCATTGCTGCTGCCAGTGTTATCGCCCTTTACTCAAAAGTATCCGCATATAAAAATACTGGTGGATTATGATGCGCCGGGAGCGCTGGAAAAGAAACTGCGTATGTCTGAACTGGATTTTATCCTTTCTTTTCACAATCATCCTGGCGATGAAGATTTAAACAGCCAGCCCTTGTTTGCGTCACGCATTGTAATGGTAGTAGCCAAAACCCATAGCCTGGCTGCGCTTAAAAAGGTTACTTTAAAAGAAATCGGGAAGCTAAACCTGGTGTTGCCAGGTAAGGGATTTATATCACGCGATTTCCTGGATGAATTGTTTGCCAAAAACGATATTATCCCCAAAGTACGTATTGAGCTGAATGATGTGCACTCGTTGTTATCACTGGTTAGAGATGAAAACTGGGTAACCGTACTAAACGAAAAGGCATTGATGGGGTGGGAAGAGCTGGTGCCTATTCCCATTACAGGCAAGGAGCTATCCAAGCAGTCTTTTATATTGTGGCAAAAAGGCGCTTACCGTAAAAAAGCAGCTTTATTGTTTGTGGAGGAAGTATTTAAGAAGCTATAA
- a CDS encoding proline dehydrogenase family protein codes for MNLSFDNTSVAFAYKSDKELKVARWLFETMGLSWVSAAGVRLTPFLMKTGLPVHGIIRKTIFKQFVGGETLEQTAAVCKTLGNYHVQVILDYGVEGKEGDDAFEHATQEFIRVIEYAATQKNIPFISIKVTGFARFGLLQTLNEAPRLRSGIHDHEVENEEWNKVRERMYRICEVAAEKGIGVLVDAEESWIQDPVDRLTMEMMEEFNKEKVIIYNTIQLYRHDRLRFLKMSHQITQKQGVLLGVKLVRGAYMEKERLRATQNAYASPIQNDKSFADGDYNAAVEYCINNLESIGVIIASHNEYSNLRAAELLDAKGLPHNHPHVHFSQLYGMSDNITFNLAKAGFSVSKYLPFGPIRDVIPYLMRRAQENSSVSGQTGRELGLIKRELKRRHNGSEV; via the coding sequence ATGAATCTATCCTTTGATAATACAAGCGTGGCTTTTGCGTATAAGAGTGACAAAGAGTTGAAAGTTGCCCGTTGGCTGTTTGAAACCATGGGTTTGTCATGGGTGTCAGCTGCCGGAGTTCGCCTAACCCCGTTTTTAATGAAAACAGGTTTGCCGGTACATGGCATAATCCGTAAAACCATATTTAAACAGTTTGTAGGGGGCGAAACGCTGGAGCAAACAGCCGCTGTATGCAAAACCTTAGGAAACTACCATGTTCAGGTAATACTCGATTATGGGGTAGAAGGCAAAGAAGGCGATGACGCGTTTGAACACGCTACCCAGGAATTTATTCGTGTAATAGAGTATGCTGCTACGCAAAAGAATATCCCTTTTATCAGCATTAAAGTAACTGGTTTTGCCCGTTTTGGGTTATTGCAAACGCTTAATGAAGCCCCGCGTTTACGCAGTGGCATACACGACCATGAAGTAGAAAATGAAGAATGGAATAAAGTGCGTGAACGTATGTACCGCATTTGTGAGGTGGCTGCAGAAAAGGGCATTGGAGTGTTGGTAGATGCAGAGGAAAGCTGGATACAAGACCCCGTAGACAGGCTTACTATGGAGATGATGGAGGAGTTTAATAAAGAGAAAGTGATCATCTACAATACCATTCAGCTATATCGTCACGATAGGCTCCGTTTCCTCAAAATGTCGCACCAGATTACCCAAAAGCAGGGGGTGTTGTTAGGTGTGAAACTGGTACGTGGCGCTTATATGGAAAAAGAAAGATTGCGTGCTACACAGAATGCTTATGCGTCACCTATACAGAATGATAAATCGTTTGCCGACGGCGATTATAATGCAGCCGTGGAATATTGTATCAATAACCTGGAGAGTATAGGGGTTATCATTGCTTCTCATAACGAATACAGCAATCTGCGGGCTGCCGAACTGTTAGATGCCAAAGGTTTACCACATAATCATCCGCATGTGCACTTTTCCCAGTTATATGGCATGAGTGACAATATCACTTTTAACCTGGCTAAAGCGGGCTTTTCGGTGAGCAAATACCTGCCTTTTGGTCCTATCCGTGATGTTATACCCTACCTTATGCGCAGGGCACAGGAAAACAGCAGTGTAAGCGGGCAAACAGGCCGCGAGTTGGGATTGATTAAAAGAGAGCTGAAAAGAAGGCACAACGGCAGTGAAGTATAA
- a CDS encoding DUF481 domain-containing protein, translating to MAQYNDSTHYHVSYSTTGIINHTNDANSYVLNNAFAFNVRKKSISLNSTNSWIYGQNNQSLTNNDFSTSLDFNIYRTSKLFYWGLANYDNSFSLKINERYQTGAGVAYSFVDNKTMFLNLSDGILYEKSNLMLNDTTREIYHTPRNSLRVRLRFEIKDIFVIDGTHFLQNSLLHSEDYIIKSVTNLSVKLRKWLSFTTTVNYNLLNRTHRENLLLNFGITAEKYF from the coding sequence ATGGCACAGTATAACGACAGCACGCACTATCATGTAAGCTATTCCACTACAGGTATCATTAACCACACCAACGATGCCAACTCGTATGTACTGAACAATGCGTTTGCTTTTAACGTTCGTAAAAAAAGTATTTCGCTCAACTCTACCAATAGCTGGATATACGGACAGAACAACCAGTCGCTTACCAACAATGATTTTTCCACCTCGCTTGATTTTAATATTTACCGCACAAGCAAGCTATTCTACTGGGGGCTGGCCAATTACGATAACAGCTTTTCATTGAAGATTAATGAACGTTACCAGACTGGTGCAGGCGTAGCTTATTCCTTTGTTGACAATAAAACCATGTTTTTAAACCTGAGTGATGGAATTTTATACGAGAAGAGTAACCTGATGCTGAATGATACCACCCGGGAAATATACCATACGCCGCGTAACTCCCTACGTGTGCGTTTGCGGTTTGAGATCAAAGATATTTTTGTAATAGATGGCACGCACTTCCTGCAAAACTCATTGCTGCACAGTGAAGATTATATTATAAAATCAGTAACTAACTTATCAGTGAAATTGCGTAAATGGCTCAGCTTTACTACTACCGTTAACTACAACCTGCTCAACCGCACACACCGCGAAAACCTGTTACTGAACTTTGGTATCACTGCCGAAAAATATTTTTAA
- a CDS encoding SusD/RagB family nutrient-binding outer membrane lipoprotein, with protein sequence MKRYIIIALVIACVSCTKHIEDLNDQTKKPTGVPPASLFANAEKNLVDIMTTPSVNYNIFRLNAQYWTETTYNDESNYDLTTRNIPQSFWNSLYRDVLYNLKDAKRGIPQQDPQFTTPEQIRNELAIADILQVYAWSVLVNTFGHIPYSQALDIDAHPLPVYDSARAVYYDLFTRLDTSINALETGAASFGSSDIIYGGDVAKWLVFANSLKLKLGLIVADFDPVTAKKVVEAAAPYVMTSANDNAALIYKESPPNTNPIWVELVQSGRHDFVIGKTFVDNLVALNDPRVPLYFTADAAGGYSGGVIGGDNKYSTFSKPLDRIQEPTFEALLLDYAEVELLLAEAAARGFAVGGTTIAHYNAGVTASIVYWGGSEAQAADYLATTGNYATLPGTYKQKIGLQKWIALYNRGFDAWTDIRRFDYPVMETPEYAISGYPQRYTYPAQEETLNTDNYDAASAALGQGGDAVSTKLFWDLQ encoded by the coding sequence ATGAAAAGATATATCATCATAGCGCTGGTAATAGCATGTGTCTCCTGCACTAAACATATCGAAGATCTTAACGATCAAACCAAAAAGCCTACGGGTGTACCTCCGGCATCTTTGTTTGCCAATGCCGAGAAAAACCTGGTAGATATTATGACCACACCCAGTGTAAACTATAATATTTTCAGGTTGAATGCGCAGTACTGGACCGAAACCACCTATAACGACGAAAGCAATTACGACCTTACTACCCGTAATATACCACAGTCGTTCTGGAATAGTTTATACCGCGATGTACTCTATAATCTCAAAGATGCCAAGCGGGGCATTCCGCAGCAGGACCCACAGTTCACCACCCCGGAACAGATCCGGAATGAGCTGGCCATTGCTGACATATTACAGGTATATGCCTGGTCGGTGCTGGTAAACACTTTTGGACACATTCCTTATTCACAAGCCCTGGACATAGATGCACATCCTTTGCCTGTATACGATTCGGCCCGTGCAGTGTATTACGATCTGTTCACACGCCTGGATACCTCTATCAATGCTCTGGAAACCGGTGCGGCCAGTTTTGGTTCCAGCGATATCATTTATGGGGGCGATGTTGCTAAATGGCTGGTATTTGCCAACTCCTTAAAGCTGAAACTGGGGCTGATTGTTGCAGATTTTGATCCGGTGACTGCTAAAAAAGTAGTAGAAGCGGCGGCTCCTTATGTAATGACTTCTGCCAATGATAATGCGGCCCTGATTTATAAAGAATCTCCTCCCAACACCAACCCTATCTGGGTAGAACTGGTGCAAAGCGGCCGGCATGACTTTGTAATTGGAAAAACATTTGTAGATAACCTGGTAGCGCTGAACGATCCCCGGGTGCCTTTGTATTTTACTGCCGATGCAGCAGGGGGGTATTCCGGTGGGGTGATAGGAGGGGATAACAAATACTCCACCTTCTCCAAACCGCTGGACCGTATCCAGGAGCCTACGTTTGAAGCATTGTTGCTGGATTATGCCGAGGTGGAATTGCTGCTGGCAGAAGCTGCGGCACGGGGCTTTGCTGTAGGGGGCACTACTATTGCGCATTATAATGCTGGGGTAACCGCTTCTATTGTATACTGGGGTGGTAGCGAAGCCCAGGCTGCGGATTACCTGGCTACCACGGGTAATTATGCAACCCTGCCGGGAACCTATAAGCAAAAAATTGGCCTGCAAAAATGGATAGCCCTATATAACCGGGGATTTGATGCCTGGACAGATATCCGTCGTTTTGATTATCCTGTTATGGAAACGCCCGAGTACGCTATATCAGGATATCCCCAAAGGTATACCTACCCGGCGCAGGAAGAAACCCTGAACACTGATAATTATGACGCCGCCTCTGCTGCTTTAGGGCAGGGAGGTGATGCCGTAAGCACGAAGCTTTTCTGGGACCTGCAATAG
- a CDS encoding TonB-dependent receptor plug domain-containing protein: MRQTIALFWGLILLCSITAFPQSRSITGKVTDETGQPVDGASVLVKGTTRGAVSNATGLFTIIAAQGEVLVITATNYAATEVKLGAGNTVAVKLLRKDNVIDEVVVTAMGIKRTRNSLPYAAQTIAGDEISKTRTSNITAGLSGKASGIEIRQNNSIGGSTNVVIRGNKSLVGNNQALFVIDGIPIDNSNTNTSQQRVGKGGYDYGNAAADINPDDIESVNILKGAAASALYGSRASNGVVLLTTKKGRKGSLGVTVNAGLTLGSIEKSTFPKYQKSYGAGYGTYYDTATVPKGWFFNMDVNGDGTPDRVTPTTEDASWGYKFDPSLQVYQWDAFDPSSPYYGKSRPWVAGANDPTTFFEKPLAYNTSIFVDGGGDKGTFKIGYTRVEDKGVMPNSSVKKDLFNFGATHNITDQLTVGGAVNFSKINGLGRYGSGYSGPHTANMMTNFRQWWQTNVDVKEQKEAYLRTRKNVTWNLSDPSDPVGGIVPAYWNNPYWIRYENYENDSRSRYFANAYVSYKITSWLDVMGRVSLD, translated from the coding sequence ATGAGACAAACTATCGCTCTCTTTTGGGGGCTTATACTGCTATGCAGTATAACAGCCTTCCCTCAGTCCAGGTCTATTACCGGAAAGGTTACAGATGAAACGGGCCAGCCGGTAGATGGAGCATCTGTGCTGGTAAAAGGAACAACACGAGGTGCTGTATCCAATGCCACCGGGCTGTTTACTATTATTGCTGCACAGGGAGAGGTGCTGGTAATAACAGCCACCAACTATGCTGCCACAGAAGTAAAGCTGGGAGCAGGCAACACAGTGGCTGTGAAGCTGCTTCGGAAAGACAATGTTATTGATGAAGTAGTAGTAACGGCAATGGGCATAAAGCGTACCCGTAATTCATTACCCTATGCTGCACAAACCATAGCTGGTGATGAAATCAGTAAAACCCGTACTTCTAACATTACGGCTGGCTTGTCCGGCAAAGCTTCTGGCATAGAGATAAGACAGAACAATTCTATCGGTGGATCTACCAACGTAGTGATACGGGGTAATAAATCTCTGGTAGGTAACAACCAGGCGCTGTTTGTTATTGATGGTATCCCTATAGATAACTCCAACACCAATACCTCGCAGCAACGTGTAGGTAAGGGGGGCTACGATTATGGCAATGCTGCGGCAGATATTAACCCCGATGATATTGAATCGGTGAACATATTAAAGGGGGCAGCAGCCAGCGCGTTGTATGGTTCACGCGCTTCTAACGGGGTAGTGTTACTTACTACTAAAAAAGGGCGCAAAGGCAGTTTAGGGGTTACGGTAAATGCAGGCCTTACATTGGGGTCTATTGAAAAATCAACCTTCCCCAAATATCAGAAATCGTATGGGGCTGGCTATGGTACTTACTATGATACTGCTACGGTTCCAAAGGGCTGGTTCTTTAACATGGATGTGAATGGAGATGGTACTCCAGACAGGGTAACGCCTACTACAGAAGACGCTTCCTGGGGCTATAAATTCGATCCCAGCCTGCAGGTATACCAATGGGATGCCTTTGATCCGTCTTCACCTTATTATGGCAAATCCAGGCCCTGGGTAGCAGGCGCTAATGATCCTACTACTTTTTTTGAAAAGCCGCTGGCTTATAATACCAGCATTTTTGTTGATGGTGGTGGAGATAAAGGCACCTTTAAAATAGGATATACCCGTGTAGAAGACAAAGGGGTGATGCCTAACAGCAGCGTTAAAAAAGACCTGTTCAACTTCGGTGCTACACACAATATAACCGATCAGCTTACTGTGGGCGGCGCCGTTAACTTTTCTAAGATCAATGGCCTGGGACGCTACGGATCTGGATACAGTGGCCCTCACACGGCTAATATGATGACTAATTTCAGGCAGTGGTGGCAAACAAACGTAGATGTGAAAGAACAGAAAGAAGCTTACCTGCGCACCCGCAAGAATGTTACGTGGAACTTGTCCGACCCTTCTGATCCCGTGGGTGGCATCGTGCCGGCCTATTGGAACAATCCTTACTGGATACGTTACGAGAACTATGAAAACGATAGCCGTAGCAGGTATTTCGCCAATGCTTATGTCTCTTATAAAATCACATCGTGGCTGGATGTAATGGGCCGGGTAAGCCTGGATTAG
- a CDS encoding endonuclease/exonuclease/phosphatase family protein: MHKRIAGMLWLLLIAGILHAQEYTVGTFNLRYDNRYDSGNLWENRAPVVAALIRFHGFDVLGTQEGLQNQLADISKALPEYQRYGVGRDNGIDSGEHSAIFFRKDKFTLLNKGDFWLSQTPAKPSLGWDAKCCKRICSWIQLKDKTTGKSFYFFNAHYDHEGVEARIESSRLMLQKVTAIAGKTPALITGDLNGGYETDCYKILATSGVVKDVRNAAAIKYVNNGSFNNWGKSVERADVIDHIFATSQFTVTIYGILTDTYRGKYPSDHFPVLAKIKL; the protein is encoded by the coding sequence ATGCACAAGAGAATAGCAGGTATGTTGTGGTTGCTGCTGATAGCAGGTATATTACACGCACAGGAATACACGGTGGGCACTTTTAATCTCAGGTACGATAACAGGTACGATTCCGGTAATTTATGGGAAAACCGCGCGCCGGTGGTAGCTGCTTTAATCCGTTTTCATGGCTTTGATGTATTAGGCACACAGGAAGGCCTGCAAAATCAGCTAGCAGATATTAGCAAAGCGTTGCCCGAATACCAACGGTATGGTGTAGGGCGCGATAATGGAATTGATTCCGGAGAACACTCTGCCATCTTTTTTAGAAAAGACAAATTCACCTTGTTGAACAAAGGCGATTTCTGGCTTTCTCAAACCCCTGCTAAACCATCTTTGGGTTGGGATGCCAAATGCTGTAAACGTATTTGTTCGTGGATACAGTTGAAAGATAAAACTACCGGAAAATCGTTCTATTTCTTCAACGCACACTACGATCATGAAGGGGTAGAAGCCCGTATAGAAAGCAGCAGGCTGATGTTGCAAAAAGTAACAGCCATTGCTGGTAAAACACCGGCATTGATCACCGGCGATTTAAATGGTGGATACGAAACCGACTGCTATAAAATACTGGCTACCTCTGGTGTAGTAAAAGATGTAAGAAATGCGGCAGCCATTAAATATGTAAACAATGGCAGCTTTAATAACTGGGGTAAATCGGTAGAGCGGGCAGATGTGATAGACCACATCTTTGCTACCAGCCAGTTTACTGTAACTATATACGGTATTCTTACAGATACCTACCGTGGCAAATATCCTTCTGATCATTTCCCGGTATTGGCTAAGATAAAATTATAA
- a CDS encoding MFS transporter: protein MHIFRSLRYRNFKLFFYGQSISLIGTWMQKTAVSWLVYRLTGSAVLLGVVGFASLIPSLVLSPLAGSYIERRNRYRVLVTTQVASMLQAGALALLIYFRIYNIPIIVLLSLIQGIINAFDVTCRQSLLMEMVEDKDDLPNAIALNSSMANFARIAGPAGAGIILSTLGEDFCFFSNFLSYVPVLLCLFMMRLQLPPVSSKDTSIWNELQEGFKYVSGDRQLSSMIAMIGISSLFVIPFNTLIPIFAKDLFNGTAKTFSWFESMAGVGSIASAIYLANLKHGKSMISVMTVATVIFGSSLLLLACSSSLPMALLFMGLSGVGMMAQTSAINTYIQTHAAPAMRSRAISYYVMAYQGIIPVGSLLAGYMAQIWGARATVFVEGTIGLTAIAAFVWFKNRANNRNTLLAQP from the coding sequence ATGCATATATTCAGATCGCTCAGATACAGAAATTTCAAACTCTTCTTTTACGGACAATCTATTTCGTTAATAGGCACCTGGATGCAAAAAACAGCCGTGAGCTGGCTGGTTTACCGTTTAACCGGATCGGCAGTTTTGCTGGGTGTGGTAGGGTTTGCCAGTTTAATTCCTTCCTTGGTGCTATCGCCACTGGCAGGAAGTTATATAGAACGGCGTAACCGCTACCGTGTGCTGGTTACCACACAGGTGGCTTCTATGTTACAGGCAGGCGCATTGGCACTGCTTATTTACTTTCGGATATACAATATTCCCATAATAGTGCTGTTGAGCCTGATACAAGGCATTATCAACGCATTTGACGTTACTTGCCGGCAGTCGTTGCTGATGGAAATGGTAGAAGATAAGGACGACCTGCCTAACGCTATTGCCTTGAATTCGAGCATGGCCAATTTTGCACGTATTGCCGGCCCCGCAGGCGCCGGTATTATACTAAGCACGCTGGGCGAAGATTTTTGTTTTTTCAGCAACTTTTTAAGCTATGTGCCTGTGTTGCTTTGCTTGTTTATGATGCGTCTGCAACTGCCACCTGTAAGCTCTAAAGACACCAGTATATGGAATGAATTACAGGAAGGATTTAAATATGTTTCGGGCGACAGGCAATTAAGCAGCATGATTGCTATGATAGGTATAAGCAGCCTGTTTGTAATACCTTTTAACACCCTGATTCCCATTTTTGCCAAAGACCTGTTTAATGGTACAGCCAAAACCTTTAGCTGGTTTGAAAGCATGGCTGGCGTGGGTTCTATAGCCAGTGCTATTTACCTGGCCAATCTGAAACATGGCAAAAGCATGATTTCCGTAATGACGGTGGCCACCGTTATTTTTGGTTCCAGCCTGTTATTACTGGCCTGTAGCAGTTCGTTGCCCATGGCGTTGCTATTTATGGGATTGAGTGGTGTGGGCATGATGGCGCAAACATCGGCCATCAACACCTACATTCAAACACACGCTGCGCCTGCCATGCGTTCACGCGCTATCAGCTATTATGTAATGGCTTACCAGGGCATTATACCCGTGGGTAGTTTGCTGGCCGGTTACATGGCACAGATATGGGGCGCACGTGCCACTGTGTTTGTGGAAGGTACTATTGGCCTAACCGCTATAGCCGCTTTTGTATGGTTTAAAAACAGGGCCAACAACCGCAACACCCTGCTGGCGCAACCATAA